GTCCGGCGCGGTGTACGCGCGGATGATGGCGAAGTCGCCGGTGTGGCGGGGCCACATCCAGTTGTCCTCTTCGCCGCCGTACTCGCCCACGGCGCGCGGCGGCGCGTAGACCAGGCGCACGTCCTGCAGCTCCACGGCGTCCACCAGCGTGTAGTTCACGCCGCCGTCGAAGGTGGCCACCTGGCAGCGGGTCGCGGGGCGCTTCTCGCACTCGGCGACCAGCTCCTTCTGCTTGCGGTCGATGGCCTTGTAGCGCGCGAGGTCGTCCGCGCCCTGCGGCACGGCGGCGTTCACCTCCGCCGTCACGTCCTTGAAGCCGCGCGGCACCTGCACGCGCGAGCCCTTGCCCGGGAGCTCCTCCGACTGGCTCTTGGCGAGGAAGCCGTCGGTGATGAGGTCCTTCTGCGGGGAGCTGTGCTCCTGGATGATGGAGAAGGCACAGTGGTGGTTGGTGATGATGAGGCCGGAGGCGGAGATGAACGACCCGGAGCAGCCTCCGGTGTTCACCGTGCCCGCCAGCAGGCCCGTGCCGCGCTTGGGGTCCCACAGCTTGTTGGGCGGCAGCTGGAGCCCCTGGGCCTTGAGCCAGGCAGGGCTCAGTTCCAGCACCTGCTGCGGGGTCCACTTCCCTTCCCCGGCGAAGACCGGGGCAGCCACGAGCGAGAGGAGAAGGAGCGTCTTCTTCATGGTGCCCCCTCCCTACTCCGTCCGCCGCCCGGGCGCGACCGTTCCGGTGTCCGGGGCGGGCGTTTTCGCGGAAGATGGAACGCGCTTGGATGTTCCGGTGTCCAGGCAGGAGGGGACCAGCGATGCGGACCGCGAGCGGGGCGACACTGGATTTCGGAAGGCTGGCGCTGCTCCTGCTCCTGATGGGGGCGTCCTGGTACTTCTGGTACTCGCCGGTGCTGTGGCCGGTGAAGGTGCTGGTGGTGATGATGCATGAGAGCGGACACGCCATCGCCTCGCTGCTCGTGGGGGGCTCGGTGGACCGGGTCCACCTCCAGGTGAACGAAGGGGGGACCTGCTTCTCCCGCCTGCCGCCCGGCGTGTTCAACCGCGTCATCGTGTCGTCCGCGGGCTACCTGGGCAGCGCGGTGGCGGGGGCGGCGCTGATGCTGGCCACGTTCCGCTTCCGGCTGGGCCGCGCGGTGATGGGCGCGGCGTCCGTGTGGCTGGCGGTGATGGGCTTCTTCTACGCGGGGGACCTCTTCACCCTGGCCTTCTGCCTGGGCATGGCGGTGGCCATGGGGCTGGGCGCGCGCTTCCTGCCCACGGGGCTGGTGGACGCGCTCAACCTGTTCCTCGCGGCCTTCACGGCGCTCTACGTCATCTTCGACCTGCGGGACGACCTGTGGAACAGCGCGGTGCGCGCGCAGAGCGACGCGGCCATCCTCGCCAGCGAGACGTGGGTGCCCTCCATCGTCTGGGCGGCCCTGTGGACGCTGCTGTCGCTGGCCCTGCTGGGCGTGTCCGCGTACTGGGCCATGCACGCGAAGCCGGGCGGTGGCGTGAAGCTGCCGCCCGTGGCCCGCGCGCGGCGGGTGTGAGCTTGGGGGCCGCGCTACTTGCGCGGCCGCATCCGGAAGGCCACGAAGGACGCCATGTCCGGGAAGCCGAAGTACGGGTTCTTCTGCCGGATGGCCTCCATCTGGGCCACCGGCACGTCCGCGTAGTCGTGCCCGGGGAACAGCCGCGCGGAGTCCGGCACCTTCGCCAGCACCTGGGACAGCGAGCGGTACATGTCCTCCGGGTTGCCGCCCGGGAAGTCGCACCGGCCGCACCCGTTGATGAAGACCGTGTCCCCGGACACGAGCGCGTCCTCCGCCAGCAGGCAGTGCGACCCCGGCGTGTGCCCGGGCGTGTGCAGGGCCTGGAACGTGCGCGCGCCCACCGGCACGGGGTCCCCCGCCTTCAGCGCCCTCAGCGCGTCACCGCCCTTGGCGCGCAGCTCGCTGGAGAAGGCGACCTCCTCCGCCTGCGCGTACACCGGGACGTCGTGGCGCGACAGCAGCTCCGCCAGGCCGTTGATGTGGTCGCCGTGGCAGTGCGACACGAACGCGCCCACCAGGCGCTTGCCGTCCTTCGCCACCGCCGCCTCGATGGCCGGCACGTCCCACGCCGGATCCACCACCACCACCTCCGGGCCGTCCTGGGGCCCCACGAGGTAGACGAAGTTGTCCATCGGTCCGAGCTTCAGCTGCCGTACGTACGGGGTGGGCATGGTTGTCCTCCAGGCGGCCACTCTACGCCCCAGGCTTGCCGCCCCGGGGCCTGTTCCCATTGAATGCGCCCGTTCGCCGTCCCATGCCGCCAGGAGGTCCTCTTCCGTGAAGCGCCTGCCCACCCTGCTCGCCTGCTCGCTCCTGGCTGGCGCGACCGCCTCCGCCGCCGGGCGGAGCACCTCCACCTTCCGCTACAAGCCGTCGCCGGACGACGAGCGGCCCGTCATCGTGGACGCCACCATCGGGCCCCAGGGCAGCGACTTCGCCATGCGCCTGAAGTTCAACAAGGACCCCTTCGGCGAGGAGTGCAAGCAGCGCTGCGCCAACATCACCCTCTTCCTGGACACGGACTCCAGCACCCAGTCCGGCCTGCAGCTGGCCGCCAACAAGGCCCCGGAGAACGGCGCCGACCTGGCGGTCGTCATCCAGGGCGTGCGGGAGTACAAGCGCCAGGACGCGCCCCCGGAAATGGCCCTGCGCGTGAAGGTCCGCCAGCTGGGCTCCGACGCCACCAGCGCGGACGCGGGCGAGCTGCTCGCGGACCTCAACAACCGGCAGGATCCGGAGCGCATCCAGACGGACGGCACCACGGTCTACCTGCTGGTGGACGCCACCAGCGCGCTGCTGCCCTCCGCGCGCAAGGTGCGCGTCATCTACCACCCGCCGGGTGGCAAGGCCCTCACCGCCAGCATCAACGGGATGGCCGGCGGCAGCTCCGGCCGGGGCGTGCAGATCTTCAAGCGCGGCAGCGGCAACTGGGGTCGCGCCCCTGACGCGGAAGGCAAGAAGCCCCGCGCCAATCCCCCCGGCGACAACGGCTAGTCCAAGCTGCCGGCCAGTCAGGCCCTGACAGCGCTCCCCTCGGAATTCCGGGGGGTTGGCGGTGGGTTCTAAGCAGGCACAGGACTGTACGGACGTGCAGAAGTCCCGCGTTGGAGCCGACGCAACCTCCCGAATTCGTTCTCAATGTCAGAGGCCCATGGTAGTCCCGGCCATCTGACGTTGAGTGTCCGACCCGACTGGTAGTCGCAGGGCGTACGGCGCGGCCCGCGCGCCGCGTCACGCACGGTGGGGGCGGCCCGAGTGACACCCATCTGGATTCCATGACCATGCTCGCAGAAGCCGAAACGAAGTCGCGCAAGAAGCAGGGAGGCCCGGCAGGGGGCGGAGGCAAGGGAGGCGGCGGCGCGTCCGGCGCCGGCGGCGGCGACGGTCTGCCCGCGGGCCTGGCCGAGGAAGCGCGCCGCCGGTACCTCAACTACGCCCTGTCGGTCATCACCTCGCGCGCCCTGCCCGACGTGCGCGACGGCCTCAAGCCCGTGCAGCGCCGCATCCTGTACGGCATGTGGAACGACCTGAACCTGTCGTTCGACACGAAGTACCAGAAGTGCGCCCAAGTCGTCGGCGCCATCATGGGCCGCTACCACCCGCACGGCGACACGGCCATCTACGACGCGCTCGTGCGCATGGCCCAGGACTTCTCCCTGCGCTACCCGCTGGTGGACGGCCACGGCAACTTCGGCTCGCTCGACGGCGACTCCGCCGCGGCCTACCGCTACACCGAGTGCCGCCTGGAGAAGCTGGCCACGGAGCTGCTGGGGGAACTGGACAGCAAGACGGTCCGCTTCCGCCCCAACTACGACGGCACCCGCGAGGAGCCGGTCGTCATCCCCGCGCGCGTCCCGCAGTTGTTGATGAACGGCACCACCGGCATCGCGGTGGGCATGGCCACCAACATCCCGCCCCACCACCTGGGCGAGCTGGTGGACGCGCTGCTGGCGCTCATCAACGACCCGGAGCTGCAGACCAAGGACCTGCTCAAGTGGATCAAGGGGCCGGACTTCCCCACCGGCGGGCAGATCCTCAACGACAAGAAGGAGCTGCGCGAAATCTACGAGACGGGCCAGGGCTCCGTCCGCATCCGCGGCGAGTACAAGCTGGAGGAGCTCAAGCGCGGCGGTCAGATGATCGTCGTCACCTCCATCCCGTACACGGTGAACAAGTCCACGCTCGTCGCGAAGATTGGCGAGCTGGTGCGCGAGCGCAAGCTGCCGCTCATCACCGACGTGCGCGACGAGTCCACCAAGGACGTCCGCATCGTGCTGGAGCTCAAGAAGGACGCCAACCCCGAGCTGGTGATGGCGTACCTCTACAAGCACACGCCCTTGCAGACGAACTTCGGCGTGAACCTCACGTGCCTCGTCCCTTCCGACAACCCGGACGTGGGCACGCCCAAGCGGTTGGACCTCAAGTCCATCCTCCGCTACTTCCTCGACTTCCGCCTGGAGATCGTCACCAAGCGGTTCGAGCACGAGTTGGCGGAGCTCAAGCGGCGCGTCCACATCCTCGAGGGCTTCGAGAAGGCCTACGACGCGCTGGATGAGATCATCCGGATCATCCGCCAGTCCGAGGGGAAGCAGGACGCGGCCCAGAAGCTGATGGCGCGCTTCAAGATGGACGAAGTGCAGGTGGACGCCATCCTGGAGATGCGCCTCTACAAGCTGGCCCGCCTGGAGATCCTCATCGTCCAGAAGGAGCTCAAGGAGAAGCGCGCGGAGATCAAGCGCATCGAGGGCATCCTCAAGGACGTGAAGAAGCGCTGGGGCGTCATCCACGACGAGCTGTCCGGCCTCAAGGCCGCGTACACCGACAAGCGCCGCACGCGCATCGGCGGCGCGGGCTCCGAGGAGATGGAGTTCTCCGCGGAGGCGTTCATCGCGGACGAGGACGCCCACGTCGTCATCACCCGTGACGGGTGGATCAAGCGCGTGCGCGAGGTGAAGGACCCGTCCACCACCCGCCTGCGCGAGGGCGACGCGGTGATGGCGGTGCTCGCCGGCAGCCTGAAGGCGAACCTGGTGCTGTTCAGCAACTTCGGCACCGCGTACGTCACCCGCTTCAACGACGTGCCGGCGTCCACCGGCTACGGCGACCCGGTGCAGAAGCTGTTCAAGTTCGACGACGGCGAGCGCGTGGTGGGCGCCCTGTCCCAGGACGCCCGCCTGCCCCAGCCGGAGAAGCTGGTCGCGGTGACGCGCCAGGGCCTGGGCCTGCGCTTCCTGCTGGCGCCGCACCTGGAAGTGTCCACCCGCGCCGGCCGCCGCTACGCGAAGACGGGCGAGGGCGATGAGATCATCGGCACCCAGCCGGTGGGCGACAAGGACCTGCTCGCCGTCCTCACGGAGAAGACCAACGCCCTCGTCTGCAAGGTGGCGGAGGTCAACGAGCTGGCGGGCCCGGGCAAGGGCGTCCAGGTCATCAAGGTGGACGCGGGCGACAAGGTGGTGGACTTCCTCGCGGCGCCGGCCAGTCAGAAGGACGCCACGCTGGAGTTCGAGACGCAGAAGGGCCGCAAGCTGCACCTGTCACCGGCGAAGTTCACGGTGACGGCGCGCGGCGGCAAGGGCCACGAGATGTCCAAGCGCGACACGGTGAAGGAGGTGGCGCGGCCCGTCACCTTCGTGCCGCTGCCGGAGAAGAAGGAGTAGCGGGAAGGCCATGGCGACCAAGAAGGAAAGCTACACAGGCGCGGACATCCAGGTCCTGGAAGGCCTGGAGCCGGTGCGCAAGCGCCCGGCCATGTACATCGGTGGCACCGACACCACGGGCTACCACCACCTGCTCTGGGAGATCGTCGACAACTCGGTGGACGAGGTCATCAACGGCTTCGCGTCCCACATCGAGGTCACGCTGCACAAGGGCGGCAAGTCCATCACCGTCGTGGACAACGGGCGCGGCATCCCCGTGGACATGATGCCCAAGCACAAGAAGCCCGCCGTGGAGGTCATCCTCACGACGCTGCACGCGGGCGGCAAGTTCGAGCAGGGCAACTACATCCACTCGGGCGGTCTGCACGGCGTGGGCAGCTCCGTGGTGAACGCGCTCACCAGCAAGCTGCTCATCGAAATCAAGAAGGACGGCAAGCGCCACGTGCAGTCGTACGCGCGCGGCAAGGCGACGAGCGCCCTGAAGGTGGAGGGCCCCGCGCGCGGCACCGGCACGTCCATCACCTTCGAGCCGGACGCCGAGATCTTCGGCGAGAAGCAGAAGTTCGACGCGGCCCTGGTGCGCGAGCGCCTGGAGGCGAAGAGCTACCTGCACAAGGGCATGACGGTCGTCTGGAAGGACGAAACGGTCACGCCCGCCGTGTCGGAGACGTTCAAGCACGACGGCGGCATCGCCGAGTACCTCACCAAGGTCGTGACGGAGCGCCAGAAGCCCATCGTCCCCGCGGGCAGCACGCCGTTCTACTTCTCGCGCGACAACGAGGTCCGCCTGGAGGTGGCGCTGGCGTGGACGGAGGCCACGGACGAGCACATCCGCTCGTACGTCAACGGCATCCCCACGAACCTGGGCGGCACGCACGAGGCGGGCTTGAGGGCGGCCATCGTCAAGGCGATGCGCAACTACATCGAGACGCACGGCCTGACGCCCAAGGGCGTGTCGCTCACCGCGGAGGACATCCGCGAGGGCATCACCGCCATCCTCTCCGTGTACGTGGTGGAGCCCCAGTTCCAGGGGCAGACGAAGGGCCGCCTCAACAACCCGGAGACGACGGCGCAGGTGGACGGCGCCATCCGCCCGGTGCTGGAGAAGTGGCTCAACGACAACAAGTCCATCGCGGAAGCGCTGCTGGCGCGCATCATCCTGGCCGCCCGCGCGCGTGAGGCGTCCCGCGCGGCCTCCGCCGCCATCAGCCGCAAGTCCGCGGTGAGCCACCGGCTCAACCTCCCCGGGAAGCTGGCGGACTGCTCGTCCACGGACCCGCAGACGAGCGAGCTGTTCATCGTGGAAGGTGACTCCGCAGGCGGCTCCGCCAAGCAGGGCCGCGACCGGCGCACCCAGGCCATCCTCCCCCTGCGCGGCAAGGTGCTCAACGCGGAGCAGGCCTCCACCGACAAGGTGGCCACCAACAAGGAGCTCCAGGACATCGTCAGCGCGCTGGGCTGCGGCATCGGCTCCGACTTCGACATCACGAAGCTGCGGTACGGCCGCGTCTTCCTGCTGATGGACGCGGACAGCGACGGCCACCACATCGCCACGCTGCTGCTCACGTTCTTCTACCGGCACCTGCGGCCCCTGATTGAGGCGGGCGCGGTGCACATCGCCCAGCCGCCGCTGTACCGGGTGGACATCGGCAAGGAGACGTACTGGGCCCTGGACGAACCGGACCGCGACCGCATCATCCGCGAGAAGGCCAAGGGCAACGCCAAGCCCAACATCATGCGCTTCAAGGGTCTGGGCGAGATGACCGCCGATGAGCTGAAGACGACCACGCTCGATGCGAAGAACCGCATCAGCCTGCGCGTCACCATCGACAACGCGCTGGAGACCGACCGCATCATCAACGACCTGATGGGCAAGGATGTCTCGGCGCGTTACAAGTTCATCACCGAAATGGCGGGCGAGGTCCAGGAGCTGGACGTCTGAGAAAGCGGGAGTCCCCGCACACCCGGGACGGGCGTTTCCCCGTCCCGGGGGGGCATTGGTCTTCCGCCCCGCCGGTCGGCTAGCATCCGCCGAATCGTGAACACTGCCCGTCTTGCCCTGACTGTCGCGCTCGCCTGTGTGCTGAGCGCTCCCGCCGCCGACGCCGCCACCAAGCGGAAGCCCGCCGCGAAGAAGAAGCGCCCCGCCGCCACCAAGAAGGTGCCCGCGCCCGTCCCCGAGGACACCTTCACCCCTCCGGATGAAGCGGCCCCCGCGTCGGACGCGCCCGTGGCGCCCAAGGCGGCCACCCAGGCCCCGGTCGCCCCGGCCAGGCCCACCCTCCCGAAGATGGCCGAGGTCCCGGCCGCGGTGGTGCGCGCGGCGCCGTCCAACGCGGTCGCCATCTTCGGCGTGGCGCGCCAGTCAGCCGCGGCGGACTCCGCGGCGAAGCTGGAGGACACGCTCACCCGGAAGCTGGGCAGCGCGGGCGACATCCAGTTCGTGGACCTGGCCACCGCCTTCCCGCCGCCGGAGCCGCAGGGCAACCCCAAGGGGGACGCCCTCTTCGACGAGGGCCGCACGGCGTACGACAACCTGGATCCGGACACCGCGGCGGTGAAGTTCAAGGCGGCCGCGGAGGCCTACGTGCAGCGCCCCGGCGACCTGCGCCCGGAGAAGCTGGGGGAGACGTACCTCTTCCAGGGCGCGTCGCAGCTGCTCAACGGCGACGTGGCGGGCGCGAAGGCGGCCTTCACGAACGCGCTGCTGGCGGAGCCGTCGCTGCGCCCGGACGCGGGCCTGTTCGGCCAGGACGTGCAGCGGGTGTTCGCGGAGGCCCAGACGGAGCTGAACGCGCAGCCGCAGGGCACGTTGGCGGTGACGTCCCAGCCGCAGGGCGCGCGCGTGCTGGTGCGCGGACGCGACGTGGGCGTGACGCCGCTGTCCGGCGCGAAGCTGGCCCCGGGCCACTACCCCGTGCAGGTGGTGCTGCCGGGCTACGCCCCGTTCGCGACGTACGCGGAGGTGAAGCCGTCCGCCCCCACGGAGGTGAAGACGAAGCTGGCCTCCGCGCCGGGCCTGTCCGCGCTGCGTGACGCGGCGGCGAAGGCGGGCACGGAAGCCGCCTTCGACGCGGACGGCGTGCCGCCGGAGGTGGGCGCCATCGGCGAGCGGCTCAACGCCCGCTACGTGGTGCTGGCGGCGTCGTTCCAGGACAAGAAGGGCCGGCTGCACGGCGAGGTGCAGGCGTGGGACCTGCGCACGAAGAACCGCCTGCGCGACGTGGAGGTGGACTTCACCAAGCGCGACGGCAAGGGCAGCGCGGACGCCGCCGCGGACCAGGTGCACACCTTCCTCGCGGGCGCCGCCCTGCCCCAGAGCCGCAAGGAGGAGAAGGACGCCGTGTCCTCCAGCGACTCCGTGCTGCGCAAGCCCTGGTTCTGGGCGGCGGCGGCGGGCGTGGCGGCCGTGACGGCGGGCGTGGTGTACGTGGCCACGACGGACCGCGGCTCCGGCTTCAACCCGGTGAATGGTCTGCCCGGTGGAATTTCCTTCTAGGCCGGGCGTCAAGCGCACAGGACTCCTCATGAAAGCCCTCTCGCTCGCGCTCGTGCTGCTGCCCGCCCTGGCGCTGTCGTCCTCGCCCCCGCAGGGCCGCGTCTCCGCGCTGCTCATCCCCATGGACCCGTCGTCCGAGTCCTCCGGGGTGCAGATGGAGAGCTACATGAACGACGCGCTCGGCAACTTCGCGGGCTACTCCGTGCGAAAGCCCCGCGACCTGTTCGGCCTGCCGGACGACCCGGCCGCCCAGGCGTCCTTCCAGCGCGCGAAGAAGGGCTACGAGGAGAGCCTCAAGGCCTTCGAGGCGCGCGACTACGAGGACGCGGAGCGCAAGGTGCGCGCCACCCTCAAGGAGGTGGAGGGCTCCGTCGCGGCGATGACCTCCTGCTTCCCGCTGTGCGACGCGCTGGCGCTGCACGGCGCCATCCTCCAGCTGCGGGGCGACGTGGAGGAGGCGAAGCTGCTGCTCATCGACCTGATGGCGCTCAACCCCACCTTCGAGCTGAACCCCAAGCGCTTCAGCCGGGAGTTCATGAGCCTGCGCGTGCAGGTGGCGACCAGCCGCACCTCGCAGCTGCGCGGCAGCGCCACCTTCAAGTCCCGGCCCGCGGGCGCCCGCGTCTACGTGGACGGCGAGCCGGTGGGCTTCACGCCGGTGACGCTGCCCACGCTGCCCGTGGGCAAGCACCTGGTGCGCATGGAGCGGCCGGGCTTCCGCCAGTTCGGGCAGATCGCGGAGGTCACGCCGGACGACGTGGAGGTCACCACCGCGCTGTCGCCGACGGCCACCTACAAGGCCTACGACGCGCAGCTGGACAAGGTGGTGCCGGACGTGGCGCGCGGCAGCGACAAGCCGGCCAACGCCGTCATGTCCCTGGGCAAGTCGCTGAGCCTGGACCGCGCCATGGTGGGCACCGTGCGCGTCATCCCGGAGCGGGGCACGGAGCTGGCGGTGGCCCTCTTCGACGTGAAGAGCGGCAAGCGCCTGGGCTCGCGCAAGCTGGTGCTCCAGGGCGACGAGTACGGCCAGCTCAAGTCGGAGATGGAGCGGGTGGTCAACCAGCTCATCAACAGCGAGGGCGAACAGGTCATCAAGAAGCGCGACCCGCTGGACAACCGCAGCGGCGCGGAGGACTGGGGTTCGGAGGACCGGGGCGGCAACTCCCGACAGTCCGTCAAGAAGCACTCCGGGGATGATCCGTTGGATAACGTGTCGGGTACCGAGGACTGGTAGCACGCGGCGCTTGTCCCGGGACGGCTCCCCCCTAGAGTCCCGGGCCGTATGCGCCACCTGCCGCTGCTCGCCCTCCTCCCCAGCCTCGCGCTCGCCCAGACGGGCGCCGTCGACCGCGCCCCCGCCCCGCCCCGGGGCGTCACGCTGCCGCCCACCAACGCGGCGCTCATCGACGAGGCGCCCGCCCTGTCCCTCAACCCCGCCGGCCTGGGCTTCCAGGACGCGGGGCAGCTGTTCTACCTCCACGAGCGCAACCTCGAATCCGACTCCGTCGCGGACGCCGTGTTCCTGGGCACGCGCCTGCTGGGGCTGGGCGCGGGCTTCTCCCTGGAGTGGATCCGCGGGGAGAACGCGCCGGACTACCGCAAGACGTCCTTCGGCCTGTCGCTGGGGCCGCGCACGCTGCAGCTGGGCGCCGCCCTGCACGACTTCAGCTCGGATGACCGCCGCATCGGCGGGTTGACCAGCTGGGACGTGGGCCTCACCGCGCGCCCCTTCCGCTTCCTGTCGCTGGCCGCCGTGGCGAAGGACGTGAACGCGCCGGAGCAGGACGGCCTCAAGCTGCCGCGGCGCTACAACTTCGGCCTGGGCCTGCGCCCGCTGGGCGAGCGCTACACGCTGGGCGTGGACTGGCTCTTCGCGGAGGGCGGCTTCCGGGAGGGCCTGGCCACGTACACGCTCCAGGCAGAGGTGGTGCGCGGCCTGCGGCTGGGCGGCGGGCTGTCCCACGGCTTCGTGAGCGGCATCCCGCTGGCGCTCCAGTTCGCGGCCACGGTGGACCTGGGCCACGCGGGCCTGACGTACGCGGCGGGCGGCGCGGGGAACGGGCTGGACCACGTGCTGCAGCTTCGCCTGTCGTCGGAGCGCTACCGCTCCGTGCACGGCGGCGGCGGCGTGGTGGCGCTCGTGGACCTGGACGACATGCTCGCGGGCGGCGTGAGCCCCGTGCTCTCGCTGCTGGGCGTGAGCGAGGTGGACCCGTACCTGCGCCTGATGAAGTTCCTGGACCTGGCCACGCGCGACGAGCGGCTCAAGGGCGTGGTGCTGAAGATGGAGGGCCTGCCCGGCGTGGGCTGGGGCACGGCGGAGGAGCTGCGCCAGTCGCTGCTCAAGCTGCGCGAGGCGGGCAAGAAGGTCGTGGTGGTGATGCTGTCCGGGGATGACCGCAGCTACCTGGTGGCGTCCGCGGCGGACAGCGTCTACGCGCTGACGGAGGCGTCGCTGCCCATCAACGGCCTGGCCGCCACGGTGACGTCGCTGGGCGGCACCATGGAGAAGCTGGGCGTGCACTGGGACGTGGCGCGCGTGGGTGAGTACAAGACGGCGATGGAGCAGTTCACCCGCTCCGACATGAGCCCCGCGGAGCGCGAGACGCTGGACGCATACCTGGATGCGCAGGTGACGCACTACGAGAAGGCCGTGGAGGCGGGGCGCAAGCTGCCCCCGCAGAAGCTGCGCGCCGCGTGGGCCCAGGGCATCCTGTCCTCCAAGCGGGCGCAGGCGGCGGGGCTGCTGGACGGCGTGGTGTCCGCGACGGAGCTGGAGGCGCGCGTGGCGGAGTGGTTCCCCGGCCTGCGCTTCCACCCGTCGTATTCGCCGCGCGACGAGCGCGAGGACCGCTGGGGCCTGCGCCGCCGCATCGCGGTGGTGCCGGTGCTGGGCGACATCACCGGCGGCCGCAGCCGCGAGGATCCGTTGGGCTTCGCGCAGCTGGCGGGCGCGGAGACGGTGGTGCGCGCGCTGCAGGAGGCGCAGGAGGACCCGTCCGTGGTGGCCATCGTCCTGCGCGTGGACTCCGGCGGCGGCGACGTGCTGGCGTCGGACCTGATGTACCGCGCGGTGCTGGAGGCGAAGAAGCACAAGCCCGTCGTCGCCTCCATGGGCGACGCGGCGGCGTCCGGCGGCTACTACGCGGCGGTGGCCGCGGACGAGGTGCTGGCGGAGCCCACGACGCTCACGGGCAGCATCGGCGTCTTCTACCCGAAGCCCGCGCTGGAGGGCCTGGGCATGAAGCTGGGGGTGAACCAGGAGACGCTCAAGCGCGGCGAGCTGGCGGACCTCCTGGAGTGGTGGAAGCCGTGGACGCCCGAGCAGCAGGCCGCGGTGCAGACCTGGGTGGACGACTCCTACGACACGTTCATCACGGAGGTCGCCCGCAACCGGAAGATGGACAAGGCGAAGGTGGACGCCGTGGCCCGGGGCCGCGTGTGGAGCGGCACGGACGCGCTCGCCCGGGGGCTGGTGGACGGGCTGGGCGGCCTGCCGGAGGCCATCGCGTCGGCGCGCAGGCGCGCGAAGGTGCCCCCCGCGGAGGACCTGGACCTGGACGTCATGGGGGACGCGCGCGGCTTTTTCTCCGGCCTGGGCGGAGAGCCTGGCGTGCACGCGCTGGCGGGGCTGCTGCTGCCCGCGCTGCCGGAGCGCCCGCCGGAGGCCCTGTCCGTGCTCGCCCGGGAGGTGGGGCTGGGGTCGCCCGAGCTCCTGCGCCCCGGGCTGAAGGCCATGATGCCCTTCCGCGTGCGCATCCGCTGAGCGGCGCCCGGAGGCCCCGGGTTCGGGCCGGGGAGGTCGGCGGGTGGACAGCCCACGCACACCCCCGGCGAAATTGCGGGCGCCCCATCCGGGCGCTCTGTTAGGGTGGTGAGTGCCTCCCGGCCGGCGCTAGGGCCGTCGGGGGGTTTCAGGAACCGGCGGTTTCGGCCTTCTCGCAGGCCCCGCGTCCGGCTTCCTGTCCCAAAACCTGCTTCCTGACGTCCCCGGCGTGCCCCCTCAAGGCCGCCGCCCTCAAGGGCCGTCACGCGTGGAGCCCCATGAGCGAGAATTCCGACAACCCCGAGACCCGCAACCCGCCGCCCCCGCCCGCGGCCGCACGTCCCCCTCCGCCCCCCGAGGCGGATGACGACGGCGGAGACGACGAGGGAGACGAGGGCCCCGACGAGGGCGACGCCTCCGCGGGAGGTGCCGCGCAGAACGGCGCGCCCGGAGGCCCCGCGGGCCAGGGTGGCCGCCGTCGCCGCCGCCGCCGCCGCCGTCGTGGCGCGCAGGTGCACTTCACCCCGGAGGGCCAGGCCTACCGCATGCAGCCGGGCCCGGACGGCCAGCAGGTACAGGTGTTCCTGACGCCGCAGGAGCTGGAGCAGTACAAGCAGCGCCAGGCGCAGCAGCAACAGCAGCAGCCCCAGGGCGGCGGCCAGCC
This genomic stretch from Corallococcus caeni harbors:
- the sppA gene encoding signal peptide peptidase SppA: MRHLPLLALLPSLALAQTGAVDRAPAPPRGVTLPPTNAALIDEAPALSLNPAGLGFQDAGQLFYLHERNLESDSVADAVFLGTRLLGLGAGFSLEWIRGENAPDYRKTSFGLSLGPRTLQLGAALHDFSSDDRRIGGLTSWDVGLTARPFRFLSLAAVAKDVNAPEQDGLKLPRRYNFGLGLRPLGERYTLGVDWLFAEGGFREGLATYTLQAEVVRGLRLGGGLSHGFVSGIPLALQFAATVDLGHAGLTYAAGGAGNGLDHVLQLRLSSERYRSVHGGGGVVALVDLDDMLAGGVSPVLSLLGVSEVDPYLRLMKFLDLATRDERLKGVVLKMEGLPGVGWGTAEELRQSLLKLREAGKKVVVVMLSGDDRSYLVASAADSVYALTEASLPINGLAATVTSLGGTMEKLGVHWDVARVGEYKTAMEQFTRSDMSPAERETLDAYLDAQVTHYEKAVEAGRKLPPQKLRAAWAQGILSSKRAQAAGLLDGVVSATELEARVAEWFPGLRFHPSYSPRDEREDRWGLRRRIAVVPVLGDITGGRSREDPLGFAQLAGAETVVRALQEAQEDPSVVAIVLRVDSGGGDVLASDLMYRAVLEAKKHKPVVASMGDAAASGGYYAAVAADEVLAEPTTLTGSIGVFYPKPALEGLGMKLGVNQETLKRGELADLLEWWKPWTPEQQAAVQTWVDDSYDTFITEVARNRKMDKAKVDAVARGRVWSGTDALARGLVDGLGGLPEAIASARRRAKVPPAEDLDLDVMGDARGFFSGLGGEPGVHALAGLLLPALPERPPEALSVLAREVGLGSPELLRPGLKAMMPFRVRIR
- a CDS encoding PEGA domain-containing protein translates to MKALSLALVLLPALALSSSPPQGRVSALLIPMDPSSESSGVQMESYMNDALGNFAGYSVRKPRDLFGLPDDPAAQASFQRAKKGYEESLKAFEARDYEDAERKVRATLKEVEGSVAAMTSCFPLCDALALHGAILQLRGDVEEAKLLLIDLMALNPTFELNPKRFSREFMSLRVQVATSRTSQLRGSATFKSRPAGARVYVDGEPVGFTPVTLPTLPVGKHLVRMERPGFRQFGQIAEVTPDDVEVTTALSPTATYKAYDAQLDKVVPDVARGSDKPANAVMSLGKSLSLDRAMVGTVRVIPERGTELAVALFDVKSGKRLGSRKLVLQGDEYGQLKSEMERVVNQLINSEGEQVIKKRDPLDNRSGAEDWGSEDRGGNSRQSVKKHSGDDPLDNVSGTEDW
- a CDS encoding PEGA domain-containing protein encodes the protein MNTARLALTVALACVLSAPAADAATKRKPAAKKKRPAATKKVPAPVPEDTFTPPDEAAPASDAPVAPKAATQAPVAPARPTLPKMAEVPAAVVRAAPSNAVAIFGVARQSAAADSAAKLEDTLTRKLGSAGDIQFVDLATAFPPPEPQGNPKGDALFDEGRTAYDNLDPDTAAVKFKAAAEAYVQRPGDLRPEKLGETYLFQGASQLLNGDVAGAKAAFTNALLAEPSLRPDAGLFGQDVQRVFAEAQTELNAQPQGTLAVTSQPQGARVLVRGRDVGVTPLSGAKLAPGHYPVQVVLPGYAPFATYAEVKPSAPTEVKTKLASAPGLSALRDAAAKAGTEAAFDADGVPPEVGAIGERLNARYVVLAASFQDKKGRLHGEVQAWDLRTKNRLRDVEVDFTKRDGKGSADAAADQVHTFLAGAALPQSRKEEKDAVSSSDSVLRKPWFWAAAAGVAAVTAGVVYVATTDRGSGFNPVNGLPGGISF